In the genome of Sciurus carolinensis chromosome 3, mSciCar1.2, whole genome shotgun sequence, one region contains:
- the LOC124980277 gene encoding ferritin heavy chain — MTTASPSQVRQNYHQDSEAAINRQINLELYASYVYLSMSYYFDRDDVALKNFAKYFLHQSHEEREHAEKLVKLQNQRGGRIFLQDIKKPDRDDWESGLNAMECALHLEKSVNQSLLELNKLATDKNDPHLCDFIETHYLNEQVKSIKELGDYVTNLRKMGAPESGMAEYLFDKHTLGDSDNDS; from the coding sequence ATGACGACCGCGTCCCCCTCGCAGGTGCGCCAGAACTACCACCAGGACTCGGAGGCCGCCATCAACCGCCAGATCAACCTGGAGCTCTACGCCTCCTATGTCTACCTGTCCATGTCTTACTACTTTGACCGTGATGATGTGGCTTTGAAGAACTTTGCCAAATACTTCCTTCACCAATCTCATGAGGAGAGGGAACATGCTGAGAAACTAGTGAAGCTGCAGAACCAACGAGGTGGCCGGATCTTCCTTCAGGATATCAAGAAACCAGACCGTGATGACTGGGAGAGTGGGCTCAATGCAATGGAATGTGCTTTGCACTTGGAGAAAAGTGTGAATCAGTCACTTCTGGAACTGAACAAACTGGCTACTGACAAAAACGACCCCCACTTGTGTGACTTCATTGAGACTCATTACCTGAATGAGCAGGTGAAATCCATCAAAGAATTGGGTGACTATGTAACCAACTTGCGCAAGATGGGAGCCCCAGAGTCGGGCATGGCAGAGTATCTCTTTGACAAGCACACCCTGGGAGACAGTGATAATGACAGCTAA
- the Krt24 gene encoding keratin, type I cytoskeletal 24, with protein sequence MSCSSRISSSRAGSSRVSTGRSSVSSGSRCGLGGSSARVFQEGAGNCGLSGGSSSGFGGGFAGGFGSCSVGGGLGAALGSGTGFGGGSRFGSGAGRGFYSHGGSMGGCLSGGVGDGGLFSGGEKQTMQNLNDRLANYLDKVRALEEANTDLENKIKEWYDKFGPGSGNDGSGRDYSKYYPIIEDLRNQIITATVENAGTILQIDNARLAADDFRLKYENELCLRQSVEADINGLRKVLDDLTMTRSDLEMQIESLTEELAYLKKSHEEEMKSIQGSSGGDVTVEMNAAPGTDLTKLLNDMRAQYEELAEQNRREAEEQFNKQSASLQAQISTDAGAASSAKNEITELKRTLQALEIELQSQLAMKSSLEGTLADTEAGYVAQLSEIQMQISSLEEQICQIRGETECQNTEYEQLLDIKTRLELEIETYRRLLDGEGGGSSFGGSDYKNSGSRNIGSRDSLPGDSRSGSSSGQGRDPNKTRVTKTIIEEVVDGKVVSSQVSSISEVKIK encoded by the exons ATGTCTTGTTCTTCtcgcatctcctcctccaggGCTGGTAGCAGCAGGGTGTCCACGGGCAGAAGCAGCGTCAGCAGTGGAAGCAGATGTGGTCTTGGGGGCAGCTCTGCCAGAGTCTTCCAAGAAGGAGCTGGCAACTGTGGCCTGAGTGGGGGATCTAGCAGTGGCTTTGGAGGTGGCTTTGCAGGAGGCTTTGGTAGCTGCTCAGTAGGGGGTGGTTTGGGAGCAGCCTTGGGCTCTGGGACTGGTTTTGGTGGGGGCTCTAGATTCGGCAGCGGTGCTGGTAGAGGGTTCTACAGCCATGGAGGTAGTATGGGAGGTTGCCTGAGCGGTGGCGTTGGTGATGGGGGGCTTTTCTCTGGAGGTGAAAAGCAAACTATGCAGAACCTCAATGACCGCCTGGCCAATTACCTAGACAAGGTCAGAGCCCTGGAGGAGGCCAACACTGATCTAGAGAATAAAATCAAGGAGTGGTATGACAAATTTGGGCCTGGGTCTGGAAATGATGGTTCTGGAAGAGACTACAGCAAATACTATCCAATAATTGAAGATCTCAGGAACCAG ATCATCACTGCCACTGTTGAAAATGCTGGGACCATTTTGCAGATTGACAATGCTAGACTGGCTGCTGACGACTTCAGACTGAA GTATGAAAACGAGCTGTGTCTCCGGCAGAGCGTGGAGGCAGACATCAATGGCCTGCGGAAAGTCCTGGACGACCTGACCATGACCCGCTCTGATCTGGAGATGCAGATTGAGAGTCTCACTGAGGAGCTGGCCTACCTGAAGAAGAGTCACGAGGAG GAAATGAAGAGCATACAAGGAAGTTCTGGAGGGGACGTGACTGTGGAAATGAATGCTGCCCCAGGAACTGACCTGACCAAATTATTGAATGACATGAGGGCACAGTATGAGGAGCTGGCTGAGCAGAACCGCCGGGAGGCAGAGGAGCAATTCAACAAGCAG aGTGCGTCCCTACAAGCACAGATCTCTACTGATGCTGGAGCCGCCAGTTCCGCCAAGAATGAGATAACAGAACTGAAACGTACCCTGCAAGCCCTGGAAATTGAGCTTCAGTCCCAACTGGCCATG aAAAGTTCCCTGGAAGGCACTCTGGCTGACACAGAAGCTGGCTATGTGGCTCAATTGTCAGAAATTCAGATGCAGATCAGCAGCCTGGAGGAGCAGATCTGCCAGATCCGGGGTGAGACCGAATGCCAGAACACAGAATATGAGCAACTGCTGGACATCAAGACCCGCCTGGAGCTGGAGATTGAGACCTACCGCCGCCTGCTCGATGGAGAAGGAGG TGGTTCTAGTTTTGGAGGATCTGATTATAAAAACTCAGGATCCAGAAACATAGGATCCAGGGATTCATTACCAGGTGACTCAAGATCTGGAAGCTCTTCTGGTCAAGGAAgag ATCCCAACAAGACAAGAGTCACTAAGACCATCATAGAAGAGGTGGTGGATGGCAAAGTCGTCTCATCTCAAGTCAGCAGTATTTCAgaggtgaaaataaaataa